TTGTTAACCCCAGATTTGACTTTCTTCATGGCAAAACTTGAAGTGGTACTCAGCTTCCTCTTCCCCAGCATGGACTTATATGCCTTTACTTTGGCAGCAGTAACTATGACCTCCATTGAACATTCTCAAAACATCTTGTCTCGTCTCATCACATCTCCAAACTAAGCTCTTCTAATAATGCTACTTAAAAATAGACATTTACTAGCACCCTGAATATCTTGACGCACTAAGCATAGCAGTTCAATAGGCCTGCATCATACTAAGAATACATTCCTCCATTTAACTGATCATGCCTTGATTCaacaacttttttttaaaaaaaaatttctatccTAATTATCTATTTTTCACTCAACCAAAGATTCCAAAATCGCCACTTCTTACTATTTATAGGCAAAATCAGTCTCCATAAGCTAATATACCAATCAAAGTGAAACCAACTCAGTATCCCACTTGATCAGAAATACacataaaagcaaaagtaatttGAATAATTTAAGATCATAGTCACTAGAGTTGTCAACTGCAATGCAAAAAGAAAACTGTTGTTAACTTCAGCTCATTGACAAGTGAAATctgcaaaaataaataaataaataaaatcaacGTATAAATCCTGGAATTGAGATGAATTAAGGTTGCAGAAAATCCGCCACTAAAACGAGGTAGTGATGAATTAAGATGAACAAAATTATTCTGATCTAGTTAGTTTAGCAAAATCCACAAGCAAACAGAATTGATAAAACATAGAGCAGGCAGGAGATGAACCTTGAGATCAAGTAGAGAAGAATAGGACTGACGGCGAACGAGCTTGAAGGCGCGGAGGAGGATTCCAATGCCGACGCGAACGCCATAGGAGAGCAGGAAGCTCTGACAGAGGTTACCGATGGCGTTGGTGACACAAGACTCATCCGCATGGTCGCATGGCGGGTGAAGCCCACGCGCTGAGCGTTGCCGCCGTTGAAGCTCCTCGATTGCATCTCTCAAGCGCTCTTCGGCCTCACGCAGGCGGCGCTCAGCTACAGCTCCACCGGCGAAGGACTCAGACGCGTGCTTTTGGGGCGGGTGAAGCggagaagaggaagaggaagaggacgGAGAACGCATTTTGGTACGAGACAATTTGGGGGTTTCTGGCTTTCTGCATCACAGCAGCATTTGAGTGTTCttcaagagaaagagaaagaaattaATCATCGATGTTCCAGACGTGGAAATTTCGGAATCATCAAACGGCTGAGATGACGGTGTTGGAGAAGCAAAATGAAAAAGGTGGCGACCGTTTTGATGTGAATTGGGTCGCGTAAACGGGATGGGGTTAATGTGTGCCGCCGCCGTGAGAGAGACGGAACGGTACTATACGGCTTTGActgcctattttttttttctgaaaaagaTTGACTGGCTATTCAAGACAAGACAAGAAAGGATATCCTTCCGACCTTTTCAGTTCATCTCAAATTGACGTATAGTCTCAACGTGTCTTGTAAAATAGGAGTCCTACTTTTCTTGCGTCATTATTACTCTCTAAATTGTTATACATTGATTAGTATGGAGGACAGGAGGAGGGCTTCACAACCTTTACAatgaacaaaattttttttccataacAAAACTAGTTCTATTTTAAGAGCATTGCTACTTTTAATTGCAATAATATGTATGTGTTGGTTGCCTCAAACAAAAGGATATACTTTTTATAATAATATGATTAATCTTTTACATActcataatataatatatatatataccgtTATTATTTGATAATATATGATAACTGATCTATCTAATCCATCGAGACAATACGTACatgcactgtcagtgtatatatataagatttactcgtaataataataatgataacaaTAAATGGATAAGCAGGGAAAACAACCTATATCCATTCCCTAGCCCACGTTGTTGTCCGACGAGCGCAACTATGACTTATGTTCTATTTGAGAAGTCACcaacaaaagaagagaaaagaaaagaaacaccaGCATTAGTACACTATTATCAGTATTTCATAGTAATTAGAGAGTTGGAAGTAGACAGCTTATTGTACAAATGCCTACCAGCAGTTTTGTTGTATCCCAATGGAAACGGAAGAACGATATGCTACTACAACGTATGCAAACAGAAATAACAGCCTACAATTGATCATGCACTTCGCGTGTTCGAAGAAGTCTTCCGTTTGAGGCTGTTCTGGTTTGCACCAAATGCCGACCATATGCCAAATTCCTGTCCATGATTCAGGGTCAGTTTGACATTTGTCGTGTTCGACTATTACATGCCATAATTTCAGCTTGGAAATCGCAATTCTTATTGCACTGCAGAAAGATATCGGATCAAGAAGCTAAGACACGGATGATATACAGCTTGTGAAAGTCACCAGCACGCACTCTCATTGAAAATTACTCGTACGCATTTGCATGCACATCAATCCAAGAACTTCTTCTTTTGATGAGATTAAACTAACGCACGCTAATCTGAAGCACCACTACGATCGTTTTGATCTTGCCATGATGCTTGCCATTGCTTGTCGGAGAATGTGGCCTCTTCTGCAAGCCTTTGTAGGTCTTCTTTCCGTCTGAAAAAGACCACACCGATGACTGTGATGAAGAGGGCAGCCTTGCACGCAACACTGCCAGTTTGGCCTAACACAATGAGCCCTCGCCAAGGCATCCACCATATAGGACATGAAAAATCCCAACATTGATAACGTGTATTGGTTCGAAACAAATACGGGTAATAACTTTTACACCTGCAAAAATCACAGCAtgccaatccattttgccacgcTTAACGAACATGTTGAGATCCCACGTCCCATTCTTCCatcttttatcaaaaaattttggAGCGGAAGAATCCGCTTCTGTTGGTTGTTTTCCATCCTTGGCCCGCTTTAATACCGGAGTTAAGACAAGAGGATAGTTTCCTGTTTGAGTTAAAGTAATGCGTTTATGGCCTTCTTCAGAATTCGAGGTGATTGTATGCGTCTCCTGCTGTGCGCCTAAAGAGCTTGCCCTTTTTATTCGTGTGCCTCCAGGCGATTGTTTCTTGGTAAAACACTGGGAGGTGCGAGATCTTGGTATTGAGGCCGATTGATGCCACGGGTGCCGAGCTTCTGTCGTCCCTTTCTTACAATCCTGTGTAATTGACTGAAATTTGGAGAGGGCAAAGCTAGTAAACAAGCCAAGCCATGCCTTAGTAGGAATATATAACCTTATCCTCCAGCCAGTGCCTTGCTTCAGCAACATCATGGGCACTTCAAAACCCCATGCTCTGCACCTGCTTCTATTGGTACATGACAAATAGGGGCAAATCTCCCGGAtattttcatttcaaaagcAACACCGTAAATGCCGTTTTAAGTTCTAGAAACCCACCGGCGCTTTATGCTTTGAGGCAAcgaaaccaaaaatgacaatAAGCAATTCTTTTTCATTAAATTGAGATTGTAAAATTTATACACTTCCCAAGTTCATTAATCAatgcttttctgcatttccaAAACATAATGCTGTTcttcaaacaaaaaagaatgatAATTCAGAAGTCTCTATAGCTTAATATATGAACCATTGAGATTAAGCAACATAATGCAGCCAGCTCAACAGGGCCACGAGCTATTGAGATTCAATTCAATTTGCCGTCTTCCTGTGAATTTCGGCGACTAAAGTAGGCAACCACGAAGAGGTTAAATTATGCTTCCCAACCCCTTAACAGGGTAGCACGGGCGACACGATTCACTCCTAGTGTGAATGCACCCATGCGGAGGTTGCAATTGTGTGTCTGGCACATGTTCTTGATGTTGTGAAAGGATCTTGTCATGTATTTCTTAAGCTCATTGTTTACTTTATCTTCATCCCACATGAAACCTTGTATATTCTGCAAAACAAGGTCAATTCTATCAGCTCCTATTAGCCAGTCTGCAAGAAAGCTCAGACAGCTTACTATGCGTTCTCTATATATAAATCTTCCATACATCACACTGAAAGCCTAACACATAAAGTCAAACTCCTTGTACACAAATAATTCTTGTTTCGAAGCAAACTAGACACAAATACTGGACTAACCAGTTTTTAATTTCAGGAAGTATACTTTACAAGCCCCAGTGCCATTTATGTGAAATGGGACTTAAACAAAAACATGTGTGGATGATTATGAAAAATGGTTTTTGATAAACGATGCCTGAATATGCTCGAGCGGTGCTTGAAAGAAGAAAAGCTATAAAACTGAATTTATGGTAAGAAATGAAGTATACAATCCTAAATTGCAGAATTCAACCAATAACTGTACCTGAACCCACTCAAAATAACTGACAGTTACACCTCCAGCATTAGCATATATATCAGGAAGAATGATGACCCCTTTCTTGGACAAAATCTGCAAGTTCATTGCATGTTTTTAGATATATTGCACTATACTTGCtcaataaaccaaaaaaagacCTGGCAAAAGTGGCACCTCATCAGCTTCTGGATCAGTAGGATGGTTGGCAGCTTCTATAACAAATTTAGCCTTGACATGGTCTGCATTTTCCCTTCAGTCGCGAAAAGTTCAACAAATACAAAAGTTAGATGCTATACAGAGccattttctttattccttCTAAAGGTGTTCTAATTTATAAAAGactaaataaacaaaacaaagagGAATCCCCTTGTATCAGAAAAGAAACCAGCAGGgttcagatacttcaaaagagCCTCATGAAAAGCATTTTTAAGcaacattaattttttttgaactCTGAAAACAACACCAAAAGGTTTCTACGCTGAGACAGCATAGAGTACCATGCACATATGTACTTACAATGGACAAAAAAGATATACTTCTCTCAGCTAAAGTACGTCAAAGGAAAAGCTATTTTAGGTGTAGAAAACAAATTGAGAAAAGGTGTATGTGACATGCACTTCATCAAAGATTCTTAGGGAGATTCAATCAAACAGGAAATGTTAAAAGTGGGTTAGAAAAGAAGATGGAGAAAGCATATGCACATGATGACAAGTCTTAGTGGCAAACCTGTTCAGAACTCCACCAAGAGCACATGGGATCAAAACATCACATTCATGTACAAGCAAATCATTTGGATCCAAGGCATCTCCACCGCTGAAATTAGCTAGCTTTCCAGTTGTATCTTTATGAGTTAGCAGTCCTGGAATATCAATCCCGTTGGGGTTCTTAAGTCCTCCTGTTATATCGCTCACTGCAACAACTTTCCCACCTTTCTCATGAATAAGCTTTGCAGCCCAAGATCCAACATTGCCAAACCCCTAAGCAACACATGGTTTCATTACCAGCTCAGCTTGCATGAGAATTTGTACAATGTATAGTTGATGTACATGATGATATAACTTAAGGACTGAATTAGTACTTGAATGGCAAATGTCATGTCTTTAATTGACTTCCCATATTCAGCAAGTAATGCTTCAGTGGCAAACACAACACCACGCCCAGTTGCAGCCTCCCTACCTAAAGATCCACCAAGATCCTAGCATAACAAACATGAATTTAATTCATCCCTTAGTTATATGGCAAATCATAAAACATCCTCATGATCTAACTAGACATAGTCTGCGCATGCTTTTTAATACCAAAGTACTTACGATGGGCTTTCCTGTTACAATAGCAGGTGAATGACCGTGAAACTTCGAATACTCATCCAAAATCCATGCCATTGTCTGATcattcaaatttttaaaattgtaaAGCATCCAAGGATATATATAATCCAGATCCAAAAAAGAAGCATATAaggatatatacatatatatataattgagatCCAAGAAATAAGAATAGTTAACCACTTCTGTAAAAGCAATCTATGTATTAATGGGTAGTAGAAATTTCTATACCTGGGCATTAGTGCCCATGTCTGGTGCAGGAACATCAGTATTAATTCCAATAAGATCGTGAATCTTCTGTGTGAAGACCCGTGTAAGGCGCTCCAACTCACTCGTACTTAATTCCTTAGGAGTGCACCCAATCCCACCTTTAGCTCCGCCATATGGAATGTCAGCTACAGCAGTCTTCCAAGTCATTAATTGAGCAAGAGCATTGACTTCATCAGGATCCACCTAGCAGAAGCACATCAATAAATGCATAAGAAACAAAGTCTATTGTCCAGAATTCAATACACTATTTAGCGCTTTTCTCGCTTTACCAGCACATCAAAGATAAATCTTCGTTAAAACATACTTTAAACTTAACTCAAACGAGCAAACTGTAATGTTTTCTCTGCAAACAAATACTATGAAAACTTATAATCATTCATATGAGATTCAATTTTAACTACCCAAAAGCAAAACTAGAGGCACTCAAGCAGGATGGGGAAGGATTACAATCTCAAAGACAATTTTCTGAAGACAGAAACAGAAGTGCATGAATGATTATCAAGTTGAAACAGCCCATCTATGCAATAAAGGCGAACAGTTCATCATGTATCACCTAGTTGGGTAGTTGGATTTGCCAAATGCTCACGCCCAACTCCAAGCAtaatgaatggatacaaactgGGACTAATTGGAATGTTACACTACATCTGAGCATGACATCCTGTTTCGGTGATGCTAAAAACAACAACAGTAACAGATGATACAAAACCACATActaaacttttctttctttcaaattCACATCAGTGTATGCATAAATCCTGCATAGGATCTCTTTCTTACAAAGTACATTACAACTCACAATCCTTACTCATAGGGGCTCCATTGTTCAGCTTTTGCTAAAAGGCCTCCAACCACTTCCAGGAGGAGAGAGGTTTAAAGCATTTTCTCAAATTTGTAACTTCTCATTTCGATCAAACAATCAACACAACACTGTACCCCGACCTCCGCACCCCAACCCCAAGAACCCAGTACAATATAACAGAATAAATTTGAATAAGGTGTCATGCTGCTGGCTAGCGATACTAAACAGATCTCAGGTGAACCACAAACATTTAAGGATCCTAAAACCATATCCCGTGATCGTATAATCAATTTCAGCTGCAATGAAACACATGCATGATTCAAGTGGGTGAATGCCGAACCATGAAACAAAGACATGAACGACCAAAcaagaagagaaaaacaaaCGCCGATCTTGTAAAAGCTTAGATTTTgggaaataaaaaatgaagagaaaaagaTCACCTCAGGATGGTATCTGATGCCTCCCTTCATGGGTCCACGAGAATTATCATGTTGCACTCTGAATCCAACAAAAGACACCAGACCTCCATCATCTTTTGGAATGGTACACTCAACCTGATCACACCCCACCAAAGAAACGTTCTTAAGCCACCCCctccgaaaaaaaaagacaaaaaaaaagaacaacatGATTCAAAAGGCAAAAATTCTTTCGAGTGTTACCTTGATTTCCCTGAATGGAATCAAAAGACTTTTCTCAATCTTTGAATCAAGGCCAAGAATACGGGCCGCTTGGCGAAAGTTACGATTGGTGGCTGCAAGTGCATTCATGGCTGCTCCTATAAAAATGAAACAGAAAACTGAAAAAGAGCAAATGTTCTGGCAGTTTAGCTATACTATTCAATCTACACTCTCTACTCAAGGCCAAGCATACCCATAAATatatgtctatatatatatatatatgtatatgtatatatacacgGAGTACTTTTGACTTTTGGGAGATGCTGGGGAGGGCAGGGATTTGGCCGGGGTTACCGGATGGGGA
This portion of the Coffea arabica cultivar ET-39 chromosome 2e, Coffea Arabica ET-39 HiFi, whole genome shotgun sequence genome encodes:
- the LOC140037394 gene encoding uncharacterized protein, producing MMLLKQGTGWRIRLYIPTKAWLGLFTSFALSKFQSITQDCKKGTTEARHPWHQSASIPRSRTSQCFTKKQSPGGTRIKRASSLGAQQETHTITSNSEEGHKRITLTQTGNYPLVLTPVLKRAKDGKQPTEADSSAPKFFDKRWKNGTWDLNMFVKRGKMDWHAVIFAGQTGSVACKAALFITVIGVVFFRRKEDLQRLAEEATFSDKQWQASWQDQNDRSGASD
- the LOC113727351 gene encoding glutamate dehydrogenase A — translated: MNALAATNRNFRQAARILGLDSKIEKSLLIPFREIKVECTIPKDDGGLVSFVGFRVQHDNSRGPMKGGIRYHPEVDPDEVNALAQLMTWKTAVADIPYGGAKGGIGCTPKELSTSELERLTRVFTQKIHDLIGINTDVPAPDMGTNAQTMAWILDEYSKFHGHSPAIVTGKPIDLGGSLGREAATGRGVVFATEALLAEYGKSIKDMTFAIQGFGNVGSWAAKLIHEKGGKVVAVSDITGGLKNPNGIDIPGLLTHKDTTGKLANFSGGDALDPNDLLVHECDVLIPCALGGVLNRENADHVKAKFVIEAANHPTDPEADEILSKKGVIILPDIYANAGGVTVSYFEWVQNIQGFMWDEDKVNNELKKYMTRSFHNIKNMCQTHNCNLRMGAFTLGVNRVARATLLRGWEA